A segment of the Hyphomicrobiales bacterium genome:
GAGAGCTGCTGGAAGAATCCTCGCGCGCCAGGATCGCCGCCGCGCTCAACGACAATAAGCCGTTCTCGGACACGGTCAGCGCGGTGGTCGGCGGCCAGCGGGTCACCTATGCGGTCAACGCGGTGCATGTCGGGGCCCAGAGCGCGGCGCTGGCCCGCGACATCTCCGAGATCGAGGCGGTGCGCGACGAGCTCAGCCGACACGTCGAGGCCCATGCCCGCACGCTCGACCAGATCGCCACTGCGGTCGCCATCTTCGGGCCGGATCGCAAGCTGCGCTTCTGCAACGCCGCCTATCGCGCCCTGTGGCGGCTCGACGAGCGATGGCTCGACGCGGCTCCCGGCGACGGCGACATTCTGGATGCGCTGCGGGTTTCAGGCCGCCTGCCGGAGCAGGCCGACTACCGCGCCTGGAAGGCCAAGCAGCTCGCCAGCTACACCAGCCTGGAGCCGATCGAGCAATGGTGGCACCTCCCCGACGGCCAGACCCTGCGCGTCGTCGCCGAGCCGCATCCCCAAGGCGGCGTGACCTATCTCTATGACAATGTCACCGAGACCTTGCAGCTGCAAAGCCGCCACAACGCGCTCATGAACGTGCAGCGGGAGACCCTCGACAATCTGAACGAGGGCGTCGCCCTGTTCTCCAGCGACGGCCGGCTGCGCCTGTTCAATTCCGCTTTTGCCAGGCTTTGGCGGCTTGCCCCGAGCCAGCTCGAGGCCGAGCCTCATATCGACGAGGTCATCTCCTGGTCGCGCGTGCTGATGGACAACCCGGAGGCCTGGAACAAGCTCAAGGCCCGGGTCACCTCCCTCGACGAGGGCCGCCAGGGCGAATCGTTCCGTTTCGAGCGGCCGGACGGGACGGTCATGGACTGTCTCACCGTTCCCCTGCCCGGAAGCGATACGCTGGTGACCTTCATGGACGTGACCGACGCCGCCCTTGCCGAGCGGGCACTGCGCGAGCGCAACGAAGCGCTGGAGGCGGCCGACCGCATAAAGACCACCTTCATTCGCCATGTATCCTATGTGCTGCGGGCGCCGCTGACGACGATTACCGGTTATACCGACCTCCTGGCCCGCGACGAGACCGGCCCGCTCACCGACAAGCAGCGCGCATATACCGAGCACGTTCTGACCTCGAGTCATGCGCTCCTGGCCATCATCAACGACATTCTCGACTTGGCCACCATCGACGCCGGCACCATGGAGCTGGATTTCGCCCCGGTCGACCTCAACGCGGTCATGGCGACGGCGGCGCACGGCCTGGGCGATCGCCTGCAGGAAGCCAATGTGGAGCTCGAGATTCAGGACGCCGGCGACATCGGCACCTTCATCGCTGACGCCAAGCGCGTGACCCAGGTTCTGTTCAACCTGCTCGCCAACGCCATCACCTATGCGCGCGCCGGCAGTCGCGTGCGCGTGGCCTGCGCGCGCCGGGGAGACGATGTGCTGCTCTCGGTCACCGACGAGGGAACGGGCATTGCGCCTGAGCTGCAGACGATGATCTTCGAGCGGTTCGAGAGCCATGGCGAGGGCTCAGGCCAGCGCGGCGCCGGATTGGGCCTGTCCATCGTCAAGAGCCTGGTCGAGCTGCATGGCGGCGAAGTGCGACTTGAATCTCAACCCGGCCAGGGCACGACGGTGACCTGTGTGTTTCCGATTTCGCCAGACGTCGCCAAGAGCCGCCGGCACCGCTCTCAAGCCGCCCAGAGCACTTGGCCGGGCGAGAAGGACCGGGCCGCGCGGGCGGACAGCTAGAGCGGTTCCCGCTCAAATGGTTCCATATGACCTGAATCCGGTCTAACACCTCGCCCATGCTGTCGAGTTGGGACCACGACATCGCCTCGGAGAAGGAATTGGCGGGCCTCGCCGAAGCCCTCGCGCCGGCGCTTGACCGCGGCGACGTGATCGCGCTCCTGGGCCCTCTGGGCGCCGGCAAGACCGCCTTTGCCAGGGCCCTCATCCGCACGCTAGCCGCGCCGGAGCCGATCGAGGAGGTGCCGAGCCCGACCTTCACCCTGGTGCAGACCTACGCGCTTGCCCGGTTTCGGCTCGCCCATTTCGACCTTTATCGTCTCGACGACGCCTCCGCCCTCATCGAGCTCGGCTTCGAGGAGGCGCTGGCCGACGGCGTTACGCTCATCGAGTGGCCGGAGCGCGCCGGCAAGATGCTGCCCGGAGAGCGCCTCGAGGTGCAAATCGCGTTCGGCGCCAAGGACGGGGAGCGTCGCGTGCGCCTTGTCGGCTATGGCGGCTGGGCGGCGCGGCTCGACAGGCTGCGCGCCCTTGCCGGCTTCATCGCCGGGGCCAGCTGGGGCGGAGCGCAGCGGCGGCACCTGCATGGCGATGCCTCGCACCGCGCCTATGAGCGGCTCAGCCGTCCCGGCGGCAGCGCCATCCTCATGAACGCGCCGGCACGACCCGACGGACCGCCGCTCCGCGACGGCAAGCCCTACAGCGCCATTGCGCACCTTGCCGAGCATGTCTCAGCGTTCATCGCCATCGACGCGGTGTTGCGTGAAAAGGGCTTCAGCGCACCGGAAATTCTCGCCGCCGACCTCGATCAAGGGTTCGTGCTCATCGAGGATTTCGGCGAGGAGACCTTCCTCTCGCCGGCCGGCGCGCCCTTGCCGGAGCGCTTTGCCGCCGCCGTCGACTTGCTGATCGCCATGCGCGCTCAGTCCTGGCCGGCCCAAGTTAACCTCGGCGCGGGGCGGATCCATCACGTGCCGCCCTATTGCGACGCGGCGCTCGCCGTCGAGACGGAACTCCTGATCGACTGGTTCGCGCCCGCCTTCGGCCCCGGGCCGGTTTCACCGGAGGCCAGAGAAGAATTCTCCGCCCTGTGGTCGGCCGCGTTCGCGATATTGCGCGATGACGCGCCGGCCCTGGTCTTGCGCGACTACCATTCGCCCAACCTGATGTGGCTCGCCGAGCGCAGCGGCATCGCCCGGATCGGCCTCCTCGACTTCCAGGACGCCGTCTTCGGCCACCCGGCCTACGACCTAGTGGCGCTGTTACAAGATGCGCGCGTCGATGTTCCCGAACGTCTCGAATCGATTCTCCTTGACCGCTATGTCGCCGCCGCGCGGCGCGAGAAGGTCTTCGACCCGGACCGTTTCCGCGCCGCCTACCTGCTTCTCGGCGCCCAGCGCAACAGCAAGATCCTGGGGATCTTCACCCGTCTTTCGCGGCGCGACGGCAAGGACGCCTATCTCACCCACCTGCCGCGGGTCGCCCGCTACCTTGCCCGCGATCTCGACCATCCGGCGCTCGCCGACCTCAGGACCTGGTATCGCCGCTTCCTGCCCCAGGCGCTCGATCCTGGCCGGCTCTCGGGGGCCGCGTGATCGCCATGGCGCGGCGTTCCCATGCCACCATCATGCCGCGGACGGCGATGATCCTCGCCGCCGGCAAGGGCCTGCGCATGCTGCCCTTGACTCTGAGGCGGCCGAAGCCGCTCATCGAGCTTGCCGGCAGGGCGCTAATCGACCATGCGCTCGACGCCTTGGAGGACGCCGAGGTCCAGCGCGTTATCGTCAATATCCACCATCTGGGCGAACAGGTCATCGCGCATTTGCGCGGCTGGTCCTATCCCGAGATCGTGATCTCCGACGAGCGCGACGGGCTTCTCGACACCGGCGGCGGCATCGCCCGCGCCCTGCCGCTGATCGGGAGGCGCCCCTTCTACCTGCTCAATTCGGATTCGATCTGGCGCGACGGCCGCGGTTCCGCGCTCTATCGGCTCGCCGACGCCTTCGACGCCAGGCTCATGGACGCACTCCTGCTGCTGGTGCCGCCCGCGTGCGGCACCGGCTATGCTGGTCGCGGCGATTTCGTGCGCGCCGCCGACGGCCGGCTGCGGCGGCGCGGAGAGACCGACCGCGACGCCCTGGTCTATATGGGGGTCGGCCTGATCCATCCGCGACTTTTTGCCGGCGCGTCGCAGGGCGCATTTTCCCTGAACGTCCTTTTCGACCAGGCGATCGCCAAGGGACGGCTGCACGGCCTCGTCCACGAGGGCGACTGGATGCATATCGGATCGCCGGCGGCACTCGAGCAAGCCGAGGAACGCCTTGCGGCCAACCGCGCTTGAGCCGAGACTGATTAGGTCATGCTGAAAACCGGCCGCGGCCCCAACGTCCTGACCGTCCCGTCCGGCGCGGCGTTCCTGGAACGGCTTGCCGGCGCGCTCAGGGACGGCACGCTGTTTCCCGGCATCGGCGATGCGGCAAATCCCTTTGCGCTCGCCGACGTTCTGGTGCTGGTGCCGACGCGCCGCGCCTGCCGCGCCTTCGCCGACGCG
Coding sequences within it:
- the tsaE gene encoding tRNA (adenosine(37)-N6)-threonylcarbamoyltransferase complex ATPase subunit type 1 TsaE, with protein sequence MLSSWDHDIASEKELAGLAEALAPALDRGDVIALLGPLGAGKTAFARALIRTLAAPEPIEEVPSPTFTLVQTYALARFRLAHFDLYRLDDASALIELGFEEALADGVTLIEWPERAGKMLPGERLEVQIAFGAKDGERRVRLVGYGGWAARLDRLRALAGFIAGASWGGAQRRHLHGDASHRAYERLSRPGGSAILMNAPARPDGPPLRDGKPYSAIAHLAEHVSAFIAIDAVLREKGFSAPEILAADLDQGFVLIEDFGEETFLSPAGAPLPERFAAAVDLLIAMRAQSWPAQVNLGAGRIHHVPPYCDAALAVETELLIDWFAPAFGPGPVSPEAREEFSALWSAAFAILRDDAPALVLRDYHSPNLMWLAERSGIARIGLLDFQDAVFGHPAYDLVALLQDARVDVPERLESILLDRYVAAARREKVFDPDRFRAAYLLLGAQRNSKILGIFTRLSRRDGKDAYLTHLPRVARYLARDLDHPALADLRTWYRRFLPQALDPGRLSGAA
- a CDS encoding PAS-domain containing protein; this encodes MSARDRSILGHRLAISCAACSALLIIAGYAAAVSAAQAKELLAGLAEPWFVSGPTDPRLIANLSIILGLGVVLLVLATGFIAARRRLARVLRRQRTELAALRADLDRTEAVLEAQDQLSIVYGAEGPVVHGKLTGIDELPRNDAAIVAFYGWLASGSAQTLDDLIAKLAENGDGFDAIVRTKGGHRLEAQGRTAGGEAVLILRNVSGDRLEQMQLHETAAELDRELSGLRALLDATEVPMWLRDADGRITWVNPAYARAVGAPDPQTSIAQKRELLEESSRARIAAALNDNKPFSDTVSAVVGGQRVTYAVNAVHVGAQSAALARDISEIEAVRDELSRHVEAHARTLDQIATAVAIFGPDRKLRFCNAAYRALWRLDERWLDAAPGDGDILDALRVSGRLPEQADYRAWKAKQLASYTSLEPIEQWWHLPDGQTLRVVAEPHPQGGVTYLYDNVTETLQLQSRHNALMNVQRETLDNLNEGVALFSSDGRLRLFNSAFARLWRLAPSQLEAEPHIDEVISWSRVLMDNPEAWNKLKARVTSLDEGRQGESFRFERPDGTVMDCLTVPLPGSDTLVTFMDVTDAALAERALRERNEALEAADRIKTTFIRHVSYVLRAPLTTITGYTDLLARDETGPLTDKQRAYTEHVLTSSHALLAIINDILDLATIDAGTMELDFAPVDLNAVMATAAHGLGDRLQEANVELEIQDAGDIGTFIADAKRVTQVLFNLLANAITYARAGSRVRVACARRGDDVLLSVTDEGTGIAPELQTMIFERFESHGEGSGQRGAGLGLSIVKSLVELHGGEVRLESQPGQGTTVTCVFPISPDVAKSRRHRSQAAQSTWPGEKDRAARADS
- a CDS encoding nucleotidyltransferase family protein encodes the protein MARRSHATIMPRTAMILAAGKGLRMLPLTLRRPKPLIELAGRALIDHALDALEDAEVQRVIVNIHHLGEQVIAHLRGWSYPEIVISDERDGLLDTGGGIARALPLIGRRPFYLLNSDSIWRDGRGSALYRLADAFDARLMDALLLLVPPACGTGYAGRGDFVRAADGRLRRRGETDRDALVYMGVGLIHPRLFAGASQGAFSLNVLFDQAIAKGRLHGLVHEGDWMHIGSPAALEQAEERLAANRA